The following proteins are encoded in a genomic region of Candidatus Zixiibacteriota bacterium:
- the dsrJ gene encoding sulfate reduction electron transfer complex DsrMKJOP subunit DsrJ has protein sequence MYDTGKIIAGLLVFLLVITLPFWYNLATGKAGYTPELERPTDARECVRDSAYMAAHHMDLLNVWRDQVVRQGARFETGSDGQRRERSLTRTCLGCHASKERFCDRCHSYMGVQPYCWDCHIAPEEPRP, from the coding sequence ATGTATGACACCGGAAAGATCATCGCCGGGCTGTTGGTCTTCCTGCTGGTGATCACACTTCCGTTCTGGTACAACCTGGCGACCGGGAAGGCGGGTTACACGCCCGAACTGGAGCGGCCGACGGACGCGCGGGAATGTGTGCGCGATTCCGCCTATATGGCGGCCCACCACATGGATCTTCTGAACGTGTGGCGTGATCAGGTGGTGCGGCAGGGGGCGCGGTTCGAGACCGGGTCCGACGGTCAGCGGCGCGAGCGGAGTCTGACCCGGACCTGCCTGGGTTGTCATGCCAGCAAGGAGCGATTCTGCGACCGATGCCACAGCTATATGGGTGTGCAACCGTACTGCTGGGACTGCCACATCGCCCCGGAGGAGCCGCGTCCATGA
- the dsrK gene encoding sulfate reduction electron transfer complex DsrMKJOP subunit DsrK, with product MSEHKPKPEELAQVEFAPSPRGWMDPTVEFRKGTWCYSAVPETLEYLGLPNPRRWQPTDHDWKLPDNWREIIVHGLRERLRKYRSLQVFMDTCVRCGACADKCHFFIGSGDPKNMPVVRAELLRSVYRNDFTTAGRILGKLAGGRELTIDVLKEWFYYFYQCTECRRCSVFCPYGIDTAEITMMARELMSLVGLNIEWICTPMSNCYRTGNHLGVQPHGFKDSIEFAVDELEEITGVRVNAPINRKGAEILFITPSADYFASPHYYTLLGYLALFHEIGLDYTWSSYASEGGNFGLFHSAEMVKRLNAKMYAEARRLGVKWILGGECGHMWRVIHQYMGTMNGPADFLEVPRSPITGTEFVHAASTKMVHISEFTADLIKHGRLKLDPSRNDHWRTTFHDSCNPARAMGLLEEPRYIIKSVCNHFFEMPENTIREQTFCCGSGAGLGTDENMEMRLRGGLPRANAVQFVHDRHDVNLLLCMCAIDKATLTPLLEYWVPGVDVGGVHEMVGNALVMKGEKERTTDLRGQPYPAKEDSRNV from the coding sequence ATGTCGGAGCACAAGCCGAAGCCCGAAGAGCTGGCCCAGGTAGAGTTCGCGCCCTCCCCGCGCGGATGGATGGATCCCACCGTCGAGTTTCGCAAGGGGACATGGTGCTATTCGGCGGTTCCGGAGACCCTGGAATATCTGGGCCTGCCGAATCCGCGCCGCTGGCAGCCGACCGATCACGATTGGAAGTTGCCGGACAACTGGCGTGAGATCATCGTCCATGGTCTGCGGGAGCGCCTCCGGAAGTATCGCTCCCTCCAGGTCTTCATGGACACCTGCGTGCGCTGCGGCGCCTGCGCCGACAAGTGCCACTTCTTCATTGGCTCCGGCGATCCGAAGAACATGCCCGTCGTGCGTGCCGAGCTTTTGCGCTCCGTGTACCGCAATGACTTCACGACGGCGGGCAGAATTCTCGGCAAGCTGGCCGGTGGTCGGGAGTTGACCATCGACGTGCTGAAGGAGTGGTTCTACTACTTCTATCAGTGCACGGAGTGCCGGCGCTGCTCGGTCTTCTGTCCCTACGGGATCGACACGGCCGAGATCACGATGATGGCCCGGGAATTGATGAGTCTCGTCGGGCTGAACATCGAGTGGATCTGCACGCCGATGTCAAACTGCTACCGCACCGGGAATCACCTGGGCGTGCAACCGCATGGATTCAAGGACAGCATTGAATTCGCGGTCGACGAGCTGGAGGAGATCACGGGCGTCCGCGTCAATGCGCCGATCAACAGGAAGGGCGCGGAGATTCTCTTCATCACGCCGTCGGCGGACTACTTCGCCTCGCCCCATTACTACACGCTGTTGGGTTACCTGGCGCTCTTCCACGAGATCGGACTGGACTACACCTGGAGCTCGTACGCCTCCGAGGGGGGCAACTTCGGGCTGTTCCACTCCGCCGAGATGGTGAAGCGGCTCAATGCCAAGATGTACGCCGAGGCGCGCCGTCTCGGGGTGAAGTGGATTCTGGGCGGCGAGTGCGGCCACATGTGGCGGGTGATCCACCAGTACATGGGAACCATGAACGGTCCGGCGGATTTCCTCGAGGTGCCGCGTTCGCCGATCACCGGGACCGAGTTTGTGCACGCCGCTTCGACCAAGATGGTGCATATCTCCGAATTCACCGCCGACCTCATCAAGCACGGCCGGTTGAAGCTCGATCCGTCCCGCAACGATCACTGGCGGACGACATTCCACGATTCGTGCAATCCCGCCCGGGCCATGGGGCTCCTGGAGGAGCCGCGCTACATCATCAAGTCCGTCTGCAACCACTTCTTCGAGATGCCGGAGAACACGATCCGGGAGCAGACGTTTTGCTGCGGCAGCGGCGCCGGCTTGGGAACCGACGAGAACATGGAGATGCGGCTGCGCGGCGGTTTACCCCGTGCCAATGCCGTGCAGTTCGTCCACGACCGCCACGATGTCAACCTTCTGTTGTGCATGTGCGCCATCGACAAGGCCACCCTCACGCCGCTGTTGGAGTACTGGGTTCCCGGCGTGGACGTCGGGGGCGTGCACGAGATGGTCGGCAATGCCCTGGTGATGAAGGGGGAGAAGGAGAGGACGACCGACCTGCGGGGGCAGCCCTATCCCGCAAAGGAGGACAGCCGGAATGTATGA
- the dsrO gene encoding sulfate reduction electron transfer complex DsrMKJOP subunit DsrO, which produces MSVDRRRFLKIAGLTTLAVASGSARKALTADAADSTMATPPSPPLTAQRWAMVVDIRKCLAAGDCRDCTLACHRVHNVPDFGNPKDEIKWIWQEPFERVFADQEYEHLEEALKHAGVPVLCNHCDNPPCVRVCPTGSTWKRETDGIVMMDWHRCIGCRYCVAACPYGSRSFNWRDPRPFIKELEPEFPTRMRGVVEKCTFCEERLARGKPLACVEACKHKALTFGDLEDPDSEVRALLREGFAIRRRPSLGTQPEVYYKL; this is translated from the coding sequence ATGAGCGTTGACAGAAGACGATTCCTGAAGATCGCGGGCCTGACGACGCTGGCGGTTGCGAGCGGATCGGCCCGGAAGGCGCTGACCGCCGACGCGGCCGACAGCACGATGGCGACACCGCCGTCGCCACCGCTTACGGCCCAGCGCTGGGCCATGGTCGTCGACATTCGCAAGTGCCTGGCGGCGGGTGATTGCCGGGACTGCACGCTGGCCTGTCATCGGGTGCACAACGTCCCCGACTTCGGCAACCCAAAGGACGAGATCAAGTGGATCTGGCAGGAACCGTTTGAGCGCGTGTTTGCCGATCAGGAATACGAGCATCTGGAGGAGGCGCTGAAGCACGCCGGGGTGCCGGTGCTGTGCAATCACTGCGACAATCCCCCCTGCGTGCGCGTCTGCCCGACCGGGTCCACCTGGAAGCGCGAGACGGATGGAATCGTGATGATGGACTGGCACCGGTGCATCGGCTGCCGGTACTGTGTGGCCGCCTGTCCCTATGGCTCGCGGAGCTTCAATTGGCGCGATCCGCGCCCGTTCATCAAGGAACTTGAGCCGGAGTTTCCCACGCGCATGCGCGGCGTGGTCGAGAAATGCACGTTCTGCGAGGAGCGGCTCGCGCGGGGAAAGCCCCTCGCCTGCGTCGAGGCATGCAAGCACAAGGCGCTGACGTTCGGGGACCTGGAGGATCCGGACTCCGAGGTTCGCGCGCTGTTGCGGGAGGGTTTTGCGATTCGGCGCCGTCCGAGTCTGGGCACGCAGCCGGAAGTGTATTACAAGCTGTGA
- a CDS encoding RsbRD N-terminal domain-containing protein has translation MLRDILDSRRERIHQRWLDLILAEFPPDSQAFLRSERDQFRNPIGHTFRQETAVILSELIGRAPSDATGESLDHIIKIRAVQDCPPSEAAGLFILLKQAIRAELVSEPESGWSRDELSALESEIDRLTLRAFDCYTDCRERIHKAVARAAQMRVAKLLERMSRPHENANAGAALRSGDEL, from the coding sequence ATGCTCCGCGACATTCTCGATTCACGACGGGAGAGAATCCACCAGCGGTGGCTTGATCTGATTCTCGCCGAGTTCCCTCCGGACAGCCAGGCCTTCCTCCGGTCGGAGCGCGACCAGTTTCGCAATCCGATCGGACACACGTTCCGGCAGGAAACGGCGGTCATCCTGAGTGAGCTGATCGGGCGTGCGCCTTCGGATGCGACCGGCGAGTCGCTGGACCATATCATCAAGATCCGCGCGGTGCAGGACTGCCCGCCCTCCGAGGCGGCCGGGTTGTTCATCCTTTTGAAGCAGGCCATCCGCGCGGAGTTGGTATCAGAGCCGGAATCGGGCTGGAGCCGTGACGAGTTGTCGGCGCTCGAGTCGGAGATCGACCGACTGACTCTGCGGGCGTTTGACTGCTACACGGATTGCCGGGAACGCATCCACAAAGCCGTCGCCCGCGCCGCGCAGATGCGGGTGGCGAAGCTGTTGGAACGGATGAGCCGGCCGCATGAGAACGCGAACGCGGGCGCGGCCCTTCGTTCAGGGGATGAACTATGA
- a CDS encoding TusE/DsrC/DsvC family sulfur relay protein, which produces MPVFEHGTIKIEVDEDGFMNEPAEWNQEVAKALATTEGVNDMTDEHWKLVNYLRDYYLKFGIAPMIRKLCKETGFPLKKVYELFPSGPAKGACKVAGLAKPTGCV; this is translated from the coding sequence ATGCCAGTCTTTGAACACGGCACCATCAAGATCGAAGTCGACGAAGACGGTTTCATGAATGAGCCCGCCGAGTGGAATCAGGAGGTCGCCAAGGCACTGGCCACGACCGAGGGCGTCAACGACATGACCGATGAACACTGGAAGTTGGTCAACTATTTGAGAGACTACTATCTCAAATTCGGAATCGCGCCGATGATTCGGAAGCTCTGCAAGGAGACCGGCTTCCCCCTGAAGAAGGTCTATGAGCTGTTTCCCTCCGGTCCGGCGAAGGGCGCCTGCAAGGTCGCGGGTCTGGCCAAGCCGACCGGATGCGTGTAA
- the dsrM gene encoding sulfate reduction electron transfer complex DsrMKJOP subunit DsrM: MSILVSLFAVIALVVLSIAGASVLGWQYILGVVLPYAAMATFVIGVVYRVIRWARSPVPFRIPTTCGQQKSLSWIKSSRLDNPHTLAGVIGRMVLEVLFFRSLFRNTRAELRSGPRLVYGPDKWLWAGGLAFHWSFLIIFIRHFKYFVEPVPSWILGLQGLDGFFQVGLPVLLLTDLIILTALSFLLLRRVFDPKLRYMSLPADYFALFLLLAIALSGVYVRYFGKIDISNVKELATGLLSLHPVLPDGVGTAFYVHLFLVSALLAYFPFSKLMHMGGVFLSPTRNLANTNRRRRHVNPWDYPVAVHTYDEYEDEFRDRMKDAGMPVERE, from the coding sequence ATGAGCATCCTTGTCTCTCTATTTGCCGTCATTGCGCTCGTGGTATTGTCCATTGCGGGAGCGTCGGTGCTCGGCTGGCAATACATCTTGGGTGTCGTGCTGCCGTACGCGGCGATGGCGACGTTTGTCATCGGTGTCGTGTACCGCGTGATCCGCTGGGCGCGATCGCCGGTGCCATTCCGTATCCCGACCACCTGCGGCCAGCAGAAGTCGCTGTCGTGGATCAAGTCTTCCCGTCTGGACAACCCGCACACTCTGGCGGGGGTCATCGGCCGGATGGTGCTCGAAGTGCTGTTCTTTCGCTCGCTGTTCCGGAACACACGAGCCGAGCTCCGCAGCGGCCCGCGTCTCGTGTACGGTCCCGACAAGTGGCTCTGGGCGGGGGGGCTGGCGTTCCACTGGTCCTTCCTGATCATCTTCATCAGGCACTTCAAGTACTTCGTCGAGCCGGTGCCGTCCTGGATCCTCGGCTTGCAGGGTCTGGACGGCTTCTTCCAGGTCGGGCTGCCGGTGCTTCTGCTGACGGATCTGATCATTCTGACGGCGCTGTCGTTTCTCCTCCTGCGCCGGGTGTTCGATCCCAAGCTGCGCTATATGTCGCTCCCCGCCGACTACTTCGCGCTCTTTCTCTTATTGGCGATTGCGCTCTCCGGTGTCTATGTTCGGTACTTCGGCAAGATCGACATCTCCAACGTCAAGGAGCTGGCCACCGGGCTTCTGAGTCTGCACCCGGTGTTGCCCGACGGCGTGGGCACGGCGTTCTATGTCCATCTGTTCCTGGTGAGCGCGCTGTTGGCGTATTTCCCGTTCAGCAAGCTGATGCACATGGGCGGAGTCTTTCTCTCACCCACGCGGAATCTGGCCAACACCAACCGCCGCCGCCGCCATGTCAATCCCTGGGACTACCCCGTGGCCGTGCACACCTATGATGAGTATGAAGATGAATTCCGTGATCGCATGAAGGATGCGGGCATGCCGGTGGAGAGGGAATAG
- a CDS encoding FAD-dependent oxidoreductase — MQQSDFVIVGGVAAGPKTAATLMRRLPGATVTLFQRDEHLSYASCGLPFFASGDVGRFEELTLTSYGVPRDAAFFKHARGFEAVTGAEVIDIARDRKVVTVRRIASGECFEHGYGKLVLATGAVPARPPFPVANSPRIRPFHVPEDAIMFRRMAEHGEIGSAVIVGGGFIGCELAEAVGSLWGITVTLIEREPQLLPGMLDDEMAALVRQELSRHDVMVIPCARVEKVDLDPAGKPTVMLGAAPAITSDFVFVALGLRPEVSLARQCGLRLGASGAIVVDAGMRTSDPDIYAGGDCVESTHQITGEALNLCLGSLANRHGRVIAENLAGGDVQFPGVLGARLLKVYDLNVGAVGLTETEAHRAGFDAAAVWGGFADKPDYLPEVGTMVLKLVYDRGSERLLGLQAVGTGDICRRIDVFSSFLQQKARLGALLAFEHGYAPPFAEALDPLHHLAAIARAQQRGTRFLSPSFDFHDCTPGQTLVLDVRQDEEVADRPLPDVMVESSTKTVHISLDQLARRLHEIERGARVIVVCQRGVRSYQASLMLKAASFENVEVIGGGLQAVVS; from the coding sequence GTGCAGCAATCTGACTTTGTCATCGTCGGCGGCGTCGCTGCCGGCCCGAAGACAGCCGCCACCCTGATGCGGCGCCTGCCCGGCGCCACCGTGACGCTGTTTCAGCGGGACGAGCACCTTTCCTATGCATCGTGCGGCCTGCCTTTCTTTGCCTCGGGGGATGTTGGTCGGTTCGAGGAACTGACGCTGACGTCATATGGCGTGCCCCGCGACGCCGCCTTCTTCAAGCACGCGCGAGGATTCGAGGCCGTGACCGGGGCGGAAGTGATCGACATCGCGCGGGATCGCAAGGTCGTCACAGTCAGAAGGATCGCGTCCGGCGAGTGCTTTGAGCACGGCTACGGCAAGCTGGTGCTGGCGACCGGGGCCGTTCCAGCACGGCCGCCGTTTCCTGTGGCCAACAGTCCGCGCATCCGGCCGTTTCATGTCCCCGAGGACGCCATCATGTTCCGGCGCATGGCGGAACATGGAGAGATCGGCAGCGCCGTGATCGTGGGCGGGGGCTTCATCGGCTGCGAACTGGCGGAGGCCGTGGGAAGTCTCTGGGGGATCACGGTCACTCTGATTGAGCGGGAGCCACAACTTCTGCCCGGGATGCTCGACGATGAAATGGCGGCCTTGGTCCGGCAGGAACTCAGCCGCCATGATGTCATGGTCATCCCCTGCGCTCGGGTGGAGAAGGTCGATCTCGACCCGGCCGGGAAACCCACGGTCATGCTCGGGGCAGCGCCGGCGATCACCAGCGACTTCGTCTTCGTGGCCTTGGGGCTTCGCCCCGAAGTCTCGCTGGCCCGGCAGTGCGGGCTGCGCTTGGGCGCCAGCGGCGCCATCGTTGTCGATGCCGGCATGCGGACATCGGATCCCGACATCTACGCCGGCGGTGACTGCGTCGAGTCGACACACCAGATCACGGGCGAGGCGCTGAACCTCTGCCTGGGATCGCTGGCCAATCGCCACGGTCGCGTCATCGCCGAGAATCTGGCCGGAGGCGATGTCCAGTTCCCCGGCGTTCTCGGGGCACGGCTGTTGAAGGTCTATGATCTGAACGTCGGCGCTGTCGGGCTCACCGAGACAGAAGCCCACAGGGCCGGATTCGATGCCGCCGCCGTGTGGGGCGGATTCGCCGACAAACCCGACTACCTGCCGGAGGTCGGGACCATGGTGCTCAAGCTGGTGTACGATCGCGGCAGCGAGCGACTTCTCGGGTTGCAGGCGGTCGGCACCGGAGACATCTGCCGGCGCATCGATGTCTTCTCATCGTTTCTGCAGCAGAAGGCCCGGCTCGGGGCGCTTCTGGCATTCGAGCATGGATACGCGCCGCCCTTTGCCGAGGCGCTTGATCCGCTGCACCATCTGGCCGCAATCGCGCGGGCACAACAACGCGGTACGCGTTTCCTCAGCCCGAGCTTTGACTTCCACGACTGTACACCGGGCCAGACGCTGGTGCTCGACGTCCGTCAGGATGAAGAGGTAGCAGACAGACCATTGCCGGACGTGATGGTGGAATCCAGTACGAAAACCGTGCATATTTCTCTTGATCAACTGGCGCGCCGACTCCACGAGATCGAACGCGGCGCGCGCGTCATTGTAGTTTGTCAGCGCGGGGTACGGTCCTATCAGGCATCGCTGATGCTAAAAGCCGCCTCATTCGAGAACGTCGAGGTCATCGGCGGCGGCCTGCAGGCCGTCGTGTCTTGA
- a CDS encoding bifunctional precorrin-2 dehydrogenase/sirohydrochlorin ferrochelatase, with protein sequence MAYAYMPITLAMTQRRCLVVGGGAVAARKVDALLNYEASVIVVAPEVDDRLVQCAEQGWITWEKRPYRPGEVAGYGLVIAASGDNDVNRRVSEDCRTAGVLVNVVDDPKRCDFAFPAVVRRGCLTAAIATDGQAPFMARHLRSILASIFPEHWTQVMHHAADFRRRVQKRWGADVQKKEACYDRFLEADWKSLLEQKSEEDIDRELAHMVE encoded by the coding sequence ATGGCCTATGCCTACATGCCCATCACCCTGGCCATGACGCAGCGGCGCTGCCTGGTGGTTGGCGGCGGCGCGGTCGCCGCCCGGAAAGTGGATGCGCTGCTGAACTATGAGGCCTCGGTCATTGTGGTTGCCCCGGAGGTCGATGACCGATTGGTGCAGTGTGCCGAGCAGGGCTGGATCACATGGGAGAAGCGTCCGTATCGTCCCGGCGAGGTAGCGGGCTATGGTCTGGTGATTGCGGCCAGCGGCGACAACGATGTCAACCGCCGGGTCAGCGAGGACTGCCGCACCGCGGGTGTCCTGGTGAATGTCGTGGACGACCCCAAGCGATGCGATTTCGCCTTTCCCGCCGTGGTTCGCCGGGGCTGTCTGACCGCGGCCATCGCCACCGACGGGCAGGCGCCGTTCATGGCGCGCCACCTGCGGTCGATCCTCGCGTCGATATTCCCCGAGCACTGGACTCAAGTGATGCACCACGCGGCGGACTTCCGTCGACGGGTTCAGAAACGCTGGGGCGCCGACGTTCAGAAGAAAGAGGCGTGCTACGACCGCTTCTTGGAAGCGGATTGGAAGAGTCTTCTCGAACAGAAAAGCGAAGAGGACATTGATCGGGAACTGGCGCACATGGTGGAATAG
- a CDS encoding NAD(P)-binding protein: MAKLVKKEKKGLKSLRGSGTGSGVETSPLRPVFVEKRPPCGDTCPNSNLIRKWLTTIAQAEDLGKTTDQALEEAFYIALETTPFPSVCGRVCPHPCESECNRKDKEGAVGINKIERVIGDYGLEHNLPPRRLTDGKRPEKIAVVGSGPAGMSCAYHLARHGYPVTVFEAFAKPGGMLRYGIPDYRLPPAILDGEINRILGMGVALKLNTAVGSDVSLDDLRREYKAIFVGIGAHQGLKLQLEGEDAPNVFTGTDFLHRVNAGESVEIGDRVVVIGGGDTAIDAARVARRLGAQATILYRRTRTEMPAIDEEVTGAEAEGVRIELLAAPIAIHRANGRAVGITCQRMQLGEPDESGRRRPVPIPGDTFDVECTALIAAISQAPDFDGFEDLREGRDWIKIDDHGRTMKHDVFSGGDNTNLGLVVDAIAHGRMAAAAIHEMISGEPMPKHPQMAVIRPDRMKLSYYEESQRVAAPELPVGERLGHPEAEITGTLGREDAVHEAKRCMSCGYCFDCGSCWSYCQDNAVLKPVVKGQPYKFKMEFCNGCKKCAENCPCGYIEMH; encoded by the coding sequence GTGGCGAAGTTGGTCAAGAAAGAAAAGAAGGGGCTGAAGAGCCTTCGCGGATCGGGGACCGGCTCCGGCGTAGAGACCTCGCCGTTGCGACCGGTATTCGTGGAGAAGAGACCACCGTGTGGCGACACGTGTCCGAACAGCAATCTGATCCGGAAGTGGCTGACGACCATCGCCCAGGCGGAAGACCTCGGCAAGACGACCGATCAGGCGCTGGAAGAGGCCTTCTACATTGCCCTGGAGACGACGCCGTTCCCGTCCGTGTGCGGGCGCGTCTGTCCTCATCCCTGCGAGTCGGAGTGCAATCGCAAGGATAAAGAGGGTGCGGTCGGAATCAACAAGATCGAGCGGGTCATCGGCGACTACGGTCTCGAACACAATCTGCCGCCGCGACGTCTGACGGACGGGAAGCGTCCCGAGAAGATCGCCGTGGTGGGATCGGGGCCGGCCGGGATGTCCTGTGCCTACCATCTGGCGCGACATGGATACCCGGTGACCGTGTTCGAGGCGTTCGCCAAGCCCGGTGGCATGCTGCGCTATGGCATTCCCGACTACCGCCTTCCGCCTGCGATTCTGGATGGCGAGATCAACCGCATCCTGGGAATGGGCGTCGCACTGAAGCTGAACACGGCGGTCGGATCGGATGTGTCGCTGGATGACCTGCGCCGGGAGTACAAGGCGATCTTCGTCGGCATCGGCGCCCACCAAGGGCTGAAATTGCAGCTTGAGGGTGAGGACGCGCCGAACGTGTTCACCGGGACCGACTTCTTGCACCGAGTGAATGCCGGGGAGTCTGTTGAGATCGGCGACCGTGTAGTGGTCATCGGCGGCGGCGACACGGCGATCGATGCGGCGCGAGTGGCTCGTCGCCTGGGTGCACAGGCGACGATCCTCTACCGTCGCACCCGGACCGAGATGCCGGCGATCGATGAGGAAGTCACGGGCGCCGAGGCGGAAGGCGTCCGCATCGAACTCCTGGCGGCGCCGATCGCGATTCATCGCGCCAATGGCCGGGCCGTCGGCATTACCTGTCAGCGCATGCAACTGGGAGAGCCGGATGAATCGGGACGACGCCGTCCGGTGCCGATTCCCGGGGATACGTTCGATGTGGAGTGCACGGCGCTGATTGCCGCCATCAGCCAGGCCCCCGATTTCGATGGCTTCGAGGATCTCCGCGAGGGACGGGATTGGATCAAGATCGACGACCACGGCCGGACCATGAAGCACGATGTCTTCTCCGGCGGCGACAACACGAATCTCGGGCTTGTCGTCGACGCCATCGCCCATGGGCGCATGGCGGCGGCCGCCATCCATGAGATGATCAGCGGCGAGCCGATGCCCAAGCACCCGCAGATGGCCGTCATTAGACCCGACAGGATGAAACTGTCCTATTATGAGGAAAGTCAGCGGGTGGCGGCACCGGAGTTGCCGGTGGGCGAACGGCTGGGGCATCCAGAGGCGGAGATCACCGGCACGCTGGGCCGCGAGGATGCGGTCCACGAGGCCAAGCGATGCATGAGTTGCGGCTATTGCTTCGACTGCGGGAGTTGCTGGAGCTATTGCCAAGACAACGCCGTGCTGAAGCCGGTCGTCAAGGGCCAGCCCTACAAGTTCAAAATGGAGTTCTGCAACGGTTGCAAGAAGTGCGCCGAGAACTGCCCTTGCGGATATATCGAGATGCATTAG
- the dsrP gene encoding sulfate reduction electron transfer complex DsrMKJOP subunit DsrP, whose product MLENALRGGKRYWGWIAVLLAVIFLGFLAYLRQYGYGLGITGLSRDVTWGFYIAQFTFLVGVAASAVMVVLPYYLHDYKAFGKITILGEFLAVASVVMCMTFIFVDMGQPLRILNVFLHPSPRSLMFWDTISLGGYLVLNVIISHVTLGAERKSVAPPRWIRPVIILSIPWAISIHTVTAFLYSGLAARPFWMTAILAPRFLASAFSSGPALLILFCLILRRFTRFDAGDKPIQKLAEIVTYAMAINVFFVLVELFTALYSNIPHDTSHFAYLFLGLNGKNALMPWMWGSAVLAVGSLILLFNPATRHRTATLVVACCAVFASIWIDKGLGMVVTGFIPSPLEAVTEYSPTLPELLISAGVYGVGLLLITGLYKIALSVRRELAA is encoded by the coding sequence ATGTTGGAAAACGCCCTGAGAGGTGGGAAACGATACTGGGGCTGGATTGCCGTTCTGTTGGCGGTCATTTTCCTGGGATTTCTGGCCTACCTCCGCCAGTATGGCTATGGACTGGGGATCACCGGGCTCAGCCGCGACGTGACCTGGGGTTTCTATATCGCTCAGTTCACCTTCTTGGTGGGCGTGGCGGCATCCGCGGTCATGGTGGTCTTGCCATACTATCTTCATGACTATAAGGCGTTCGGCAAGATTACGATTCTGGGCGAGTTTCTGGCGGTCGCGTCGGTCGTGATGTGCATGACCTTCATCTTCGTCGACATGGGCCAGCCGTTGCGGATTCTCAATGTCTTTCTGCATCCGTCGCCCCGCTCGTTGATGTTCTGGGATACGATCTCCCTGGGCGGCTATCTCGTTCTGAATGTGATCATCAGCCATGTGACTCTGGGCGCCGAGCGGAAGTCCGTGGCGCCGCCCCGTTGGATCCGTCCGGTCATCATCCTCTCCATTCCCTGGGCCATCAGCATCCACACGGTGACGGCCTTTCTGTACAGCGGCCTGGCGGCGCGGCCCTTTTGGATGACGGCGATTCTGGCGCCGCGCTTCCTGGCGTCGGCCTTCTCATCCGGTCCGGCCCTGCTGATTCTGTTCTGTCTGATCCTGCGGCGGTTCACCCGTTTCGACGCGGGGGACAAACCGATTCAGAAGCTGGCGGAGATCGTCACCTATGCGATGGCGATCAACGTGTTCTTCGTGTTGGTCGAGCTGTTCACCGCCCTTTACAGCAACATCCCGCATGACACCTCGCACTTCGCCTACTTGTTCCTCGGCCTGAATGGAAAAAATGCACTGATGCCATGGATGTGGGGGAGCGCGGTGTTGGCGGTGGGTTCGCTGATTCTGCTGTTCAACCCCGCCACACGTCACCGCACCGCGACGCTGGTCGTGGCATGCTGCGCCGTGTTCGCCTCGATCTGGATCGACAAGGGACTCGGCATGGTCGTGACCGGGTTCATTCCGTCCCCCCTGGAAGCCGTGACCGAGTATTCGCCGACGCTCCCGGAGCTGCTGATTTCCGCCGGCGTCTACGGGGTTGGCCTGCTTTTGATCACCGGACTGTACAAGATCGCGCTGTCGGTGCGACGCGAGCTGGCGGCGTAG